Proteins encoded within one genomic window of Oscillospiraceae bacterium:
- a CDS encoding hemolysin family protein: MDILPYLYIIILLVFSAFFSASEIAYNSFNRLRMKKSAESGSKTAKLTLSISDKFNYALSAILIGNNLANIAASSISTVIVFGILKSYGIESSSGAAVIATIVMTVIILIFGEIVPKILGKQNSDSVAKAVSFPVRILTIIFYPVTIIVMGLIKLFSFFWKTEKEDDSVSESELSTIIDTVEEEGVIDEEKSDLLQSALEFSDITVQEIITPRIDTIFIDIDDDPDVIEEIISRSHYSRIPVYEDSIDNIIGILYLNHYYKQRIETDSHDLRPLLMEPYYLHKTMKLPAALAEMRKRKIHLAIVVDEYGGTMGIVTMEDILEQIVGEIWDETDEIVDDYIQTGENSYDINGDMNIYDFFELVDVDDRDFESDYSTVGGWAIEMLEANPREGDSFSYKNLYIIITEMDDLRVKKLSVVINPVEDEDDY, encoded by the coding sequence ATGGATATTCTTCCTTATTTATATATAATAATTTTGTTGGTTTTTTCCGCTTTCTTTTCTGCTTCGGAGATAGCTTATAACTCATTTAATCGTTTGCGCATGAAAAAGTCAGCGGAATCCGGCAGCAAGACAGCAAAGCTTACACTTTCGATTTCGGACAAATTCAATTATGCTCTTTCTGCAATTCTAATCGGTAATAACCTTGCAAATATTGCGGCTTCTTCAATTTCAACAGTCATAGTATTTGGAATTTTAAAATCATACGGAATTGAATCAAGCTCCGGCGCAGCCGTTATCGCTACGATTGTTATGACTGTCATTATACTTATCTTTGGCGAAATAGTACCGAAAATTTTAGGAAAACAAAATTCCGATTCTGTCGCCAAAGCAGTAAGCTTCCCTGTCAGAATACTTACGATAATATTTTATCCTGTTACAATCATTGTTATGGGCTTGATCAAGCTGTTTTCTTTCTTTTGGAAAACTGAAAAAGAAGATGATTCCGTCTCGGAATCCGAGCTTTCAACAATTATAGACACAGTAGAAGAAGAAGGAGTTATTGACGAAGAAAAAAGCGATTTGCTGCAATCAGCTCTTGAATTCTCCGATATTACAGTTCAGGAGATTATAACACCGCGTATTGATACAATATTTATTGATATCGATGATGATCCTGATGTTATCGAAGAAATAATCTCACGCTCACATTATTCGAGAATTCCGGTTTATGAGGACAGCATAGATAATATTATCGGGATTCTATATCTCAATCATTATTATAAACAACGTATAGAAACTGACAGTCATGATCTCAGACCGCTGTTAATGGAGCCATATTATCTGCACAAAACGATGAAGCTTCCGGCCGCTCTCGCGGAAATGCGCAAAAGAAAGATACATCTCGCAATTGTCGTTGATGAATACGGAGGAACAATGGGAATTGTCACGATGGAAGATATTCTTGAACAGATAGTGGGTGAAATATGGGATGAAACAGATGAAATAGTTGATGACTATATTCAAACCGGAGAAAATTCCTACGATATAAACGGCGATATGAATATATATGATTTTTTTGAGCTTGTCGACGTTGATGACCGCGATTTTGAATCCGATTATTCCACGGTAGGAGGATGGGCTATCGAAATGCTTGAAGCAAATCCCCGTGAAGGGGACAGCTTTTCATATAAAAATCTGTATATTATAATTACTGAAATGGATGATCTGAGAGTTAAAAAATTGTCCGTCGTAATAAATCCTGTTGAAGACGAGGATGATTATTAA